In Bombus affinis isolate iyBomAffi1 chromosome 8, iyBomAffi1.2, whole genome shotgun sequence, the following proteins share a genomic window:
- the LOC126919216 gene encoding protein inturned encodes MDEGNSKTVSLKSQCKYIDQMFSSENVKDDNEHDWWASDSGSSTGSYYSDTDSSTAEWESEINPNGELIYIESLVDNINDEQFSFNETKLDSQPELIRRRSTRAGKLMRLIRRKESKRLSTRSKKGNFNITVNNIGNSGKDGTTIKEVTFRDFQAGEIREVILWVDPDRRHKLGRRATLCEAYFGIIPGVFSDKTRIMVAGFIPDGEAMKNKNIKIGDWLRSVNSNNVTYQNLDHILSEITVSTNVTLELQRVAGVDVTATLSGLNCPKQSVLVQRLLNKEESKDLMHSIVDYPLGILYLQTTELSEVGPELQGVLYAFPRSESKNMHSILCTARGAFITLNHLLPGIGGLQPTSTTIQITEEEIHVVYTPRNDELFLMALPKKCCTLEEAVNLSCDIVRTLEFAYQSLKKCFTLEENHSSLDHFFILVIERLLDIKSYANNAGLNTSCMEIHNDIESMESYKFTSTFSVANFIELSRDAQIQIDAALSEMEAMDYRDWNEDPMDCQRLYTILGSCIYHKHYLLGSHLTHSDLIEVESYLRQNCILNLINNEPVKSLVIWKKVYPSSCNRNDIENKNNQPFVLNGKWYLLVVGYGHDLLAVLLESGGCTAKCSETIGPDIFYVEEAQETLKHIQKIGVTTLAAKWISSNTRPEVITYEDPMPVKPSSSIAENILGLIKSTDVQNLSVKPPHTLSINKRSQEIPSILKKRNTEECPVVLGSVYSLHTSEDSLSQGTGGISEISDEALPILGRRATREKIVSRSRYSDDSDSDLDVYKNDCRMLNMDISNIRENLLNQAEYLVPKVLTVGDKNYLYHYIQLDMIEGILLSSNPLEHLAKNPNFLINFNKCVHIIHKLLHNTVRFKTMLNSDVDKTVINKSLIAVKEHGVLFEWENLTYWVVGRLYTTPHPKELYVCYQDSAPQNLIEIAFKLHSLHTLT; translated from the exons ATGGATGAAGGAAATTCTAAGACTGTGTCATTGAAATCACAATGTAAATATATTGATCAAATGTTTTCTTCAGAAAATGTGAAAGATGATAATGAACATGATTGGTGGGCAAGTGATAGTGGATCAAGTACTGGTTCATACTATTCAGATACAGATAG TTCCACAGCAGAGTGGGAATCAGAAATTAACCCTAACGGAGAACTGATTTATATAGAATCTCTAGTAGACAATATAAATGATgaacaattttcattcaatGAAACAAAACTTGATTCTCAGCCAGAATTGATACGACGACGTAGTACTAGAGCTGGAAAACTTATGCGACTTATAAGACGTAAGGAGAGTAAACGTTTGAGCACAAGGAGTAAAAAAGGCAATTTCAATATCACAGTAAACAATATTGGAAATTCGGGAAAAGATGGAACTACAATTAAAGAAGTCACTTTTAGAGATTTTCAA GCAGGTGAAATTCGCGAAGTTATACTATGGGTTGATCCAGACAGACGACATAAACTGGGAAGAAGAGCCACATTGTGTGAAGCATATTTTGGAATTATCCCAGGTGTTTTTTCAGACAAAACACGTATCATGGTTGCTGGATTTATACCAGATGGAGAagcaatgaaaaataaaaatattaaaattggaGATTGGCTACGAAGTGTGAATTCAAATAATGTTACATATCAAAATTTGGATCACATATTATCTGAAATAACTGTTTCAACAAAT GTAACATTAGAATTACAAAGAGTTGCAGGTGTTGATGTTACAGCAACATTGTCTGGATTAAACTGTCCTAaa CAATCTGTATTGGTACAAAGACTGTTGAATAAAGAGGAAAGCAAAGATTTAATGCATTCAATAGTAGATTATCCACTTGGTATATTATATCTACAAACCACAGAACTTTCAGAAGTGGGACCTGAACTACAAGGTGTTTTATATGCATTTCCTCGGTCCGAAAGCAAAAATATGCATTCTATTTTGTGCACAGCAAGAGGAGCTTTTATAACCCTTAATCATTTACTACCAGGAATTGGAGGCCTACAACCTACAAG TACAACAATACAGATAACAGAAGAGGAAATTCATGTTGTATACACACCTCGAAATGATGAACTATTTTTAATGGCATTACCAAAAAAATG TTGTACCCTTGAAGAAGCTGTCAATTTATCATGTGATATAGTGAGAACATTAGAATTTGCATATCAGTCACTGAAAAAATGTTTCACACTTGAAGAAAATCATTCTTCTTTAGATCATTTCTTTATTTTAGTTATTGAACGATTGTTAGACATAAAGAGTTATGCAAACAATGCAGGATTAAACACTTCATGTATGGAGATTCATAATGATATTGAAAGTATGGAAAGTTACAAATTTACAAGCACTTTTTCAGTTGCAAATTTTATAGAGTTATCAAGAGATGCACAAATTCAAATTGATGCAGCTTTAAGTGAAATGGAAGCCATGGATTATAGAGATTGG AATGAAGATCCTATGGACTGTCAAAGGTTGTATACAATTTTAGGTAGTTGTATTTATCATAAACATTATCTTCTTGGATCTCATTTAACACACAGTGATTTAATTGAAGTAGAATCTTATCTTAGgcaaaattgtattttaaatttgataaataaCGAACCTGTAAAGAGTCTTGTTATTTGGAAAAAAGTATATCCTTCTTCATGTAATCGTAACGATatagaaaacaaaaataatCAACCATTTGTTCTCAATGGAAAATGGTACTTACTCGTTGTTGGTTATGGACATGATTTATTAGCAGTTCTTCTAGAATCTGGTGGATGTACTGCAAA ATGCAGCGAAACTATAGGTCCAGATATATTTTATGTAGAAGAAGCTCAGGAGACTTTAAAGCATATACAAAAAATAGGGGTAACAACATTAGCAGCTAAATGGATTTCATCAAATACTAGACCTGAAGTAATAACTTATGAAGATCCTATGCCTGTAAAACCATCATCTAGTATCGCAGAGAATATTTTAGGTCTCATAAAATCGACAGATGTGCAAAATTTATCTGTCAAACCACCTCATACTTTAAGTATTAACAAAAGATCTCAAGAAATACCTTCAATTCTAAAAAAACGTAATACAGAAGAATGTCCTGTAGTTTTAGGATCag TATACTCTTTGCATACGTCAGAGGATTCATTAAGTCAAGGAACTGGTGGAATCAGTGAAATAAGCGATGAAGCATTGCCTATATTAGGAAGACGAGCAACAAGAGAGAAAATTGTTAGTAGATCAAGATATTCTGATGATAGCGATTCTGATCTTGATGTGTATAAG AATGATTGTCGAATGTTAAATATGGACATATCTAATATaagagaaaatttattaaatcaagCTGAATATTTAGTACCAAAAGTATTGACAGTTGGTgataagaattatttatatcattatatacagTTGGACATGATTGAAGGAATTCTTCTATCTTCAAACCCACTAGAACATTTAGCAAAAAATCCTAATTtccttattaattttaataaatgtgTTCATATTATTCATAAATTGCTACATAATACAGTAAGATTTAAAACTATGTTAAACTCAGATGTAGACAAAACTGTCATTAATAAGAGTTTAATTGCTGTTAAGGAGCATGGAGTGTTATTTGAATGGGAAAATTTAACTTATTGGGTTGTTGGTCGATTATATACAACTCCTCATCCAAAGGAGTTGTATGTATGTTATCAGGATTCTGCACCacaaaatttaattgaaatagcATTTAAATTACATTCATTACATACGCTAACATAA
- the LOC126919675 gene encoding cell division cycle protein 20 homolog, which translates to MLQIWPSISVQSHSNTQPIYSLNQHQAAVKALAWCPWQNNILASGGGTADRTIRFWNCNTGACLNMVDTKSQVCSLLWSTTYKEIVSGHGYAQNQLTIWKYPAMTKVAELTGHSSRVLHLAMSPDGTTILSAGADETLRLWKCFLPDPHKKKDTNEIKSVASRLKQSIR; encoded by the exons ATGCTTCAAATATGGCCATCAATCTCTGTACAAAGTCATTCAAACACACAACCAATTTATTCATTAAATCAACATCAAGCTGCTGTAAAAGCACTTGCATGGTGTCCTTGGCAGAATAATATTCTTGCTAGTGGAGGTGGCACTGCTGATAGAACTATTCGATTTTGGAATTGTAATACAG GTGCATGTTTAAATATGGTAGATACGAAGTCACAAGTATGTTCTTTGCTTTGGTCTACAACGTATAAGGAGATTGTATCTGGTCATGGATATGCACAGAATCAGTTAACAATCTGGAAATACCCCGCAATGACGAAGGTCGCAGAACTTACAGGTCATTCTAGTCGCGTTCTACATTTAGCAATGTCTCCAGATGGTACTACAATACTTAGTGCAGGAGCTGATGAAACCTTAAGATTATGGAAATGTTTCCTACCTGATCCACACAAGAAGAAAgatacaaatgaaataaaatctgTTGCGTCTAGACTTAAGCAATCGAttcgataa
- the LOC126919264 gene encoding cell division cycle protein 20 homolog, which produces MSHLKYMKEINSLTRMDETIKGPLPRWQKKCLETSNSSVNLSINSSRKITNGSFANSTTGKTPTKKSDTRMKKTPSKTSKKSPSRASTPAKTPSGGDRFIPSRATTNFDLGYYKIQQQPNTEKNEEKVDNISPSKREMQRLMGENLHGGDINQMRVLSYQNKAPAPPEGYQNPLRVVYSQSKTPASIKASTRYIPQTPDRILDAPEIVDDYYLNLIDWSENNILAVALGASVYLWNAATGTIEQLLELNGNDYVCSVAWIQEGPYLAVGTTVGNTELWDCSQIKRVRVMNGHAARVGSLSWNSHVLTSGCRTNSAP; this is translated from the exons atgtCTCACttaaaatatatgaaagaaATAAATAGTCTAACTCGCATGGATGAAACTATTAAGGGGCCACTTCCGCGTTGGCAGAAAAAATGTTTAGAAACATCAAATTCCAG CGTCAACCTTAGTATTAATTCAtcacgaaaaattacgaacggatcatttgcaaatagtactacagGAAAAACACCAACGAAAAAGAGTGACACTCGAATGAAGAAAACACCATCTAAAACTTCTAAGAAATCTCCAA GTCGTGCTTCTACACCAGCTAAGACACCTAGTGGTGGTGATAGATTTATTCCTTCAAGAGCAACTACTAATTTTGATCTTGGTTattataag ATTCAACAACAACCAAATACAGAAAAAAATGAAGAGAAAGTAGACAATATAAGTCCTTCCAAAAGGGAAATGCAGCGACTCATGGGAGAAAATTTACATGGTGGTGATATTAATCAGATGAGAGTTTTGTCTTATCAAAATAAAGCACCAGCCCCTCCAGAGGGTTATCAAAATCCATTGCGTGTTGTGTATAGCCAAAGTAAAACACCAGCAAGCATAAAAGCTTCTACAAGATATATACCACAAACTCCTGATAGAATACTGGATGCTCCAGAAATTGTTGATGATTATT atttaaatttaattgatTGGTCGGAGAATAATATTCTAGCTGTAGCATTAGGTGCTAGTGTATATTTGTGGAATGCAGCAACAGGGACTATTGAACAGTTACTTGAATTAAATGGCAATGATTATGTTTGTTCTGTTGCATGGATTCAAGAAGGTCCCTATTTAGCTGTAGGTACTACAGTGGGAAATACAGAATTATGGGATTGTAGTCAAATAAAAAGAGTACGTGTAATGAATGGTCATGCGGCCAGAGTAGGTTCTCTTTCTTGGAATTCACATGTTTTGACGAGTGGTTGCAG GACAAATAGTGCACCATGA
- the LOC126919203 gene encoding uncharacterized protein LOC126919203: MECKEDIQRDIFSSERMISKTFIFSEPHVLSPPRPVNSGINFEQISDAANIRRNLFTFAMPILATQSNNQDISTLQSDIYEKQYKPKISRNYYEPAVNVFAQALKDTAMFKQLKRNSRSQVTKINPENSITCTNVPQSLLTKATAKRYFIQFGNPLKICIRSKKQIINVIYTTKEEANIAYSKSGEYLGEKFNVEWTKLSVPTKSPTKKKDLQKNKIYNVSQIVSNFFKSSDDEIKSELDAMTNLEYNLHSRNNFDETLAKRHKILQSKSMSKSFTRLEKTSAKAEKLKAESQISDLLPNATIEELQNIIQQPAYTSEDKYKVLEARDRLIRMRQIKSHTLAAAKVMIGTCPDMCPEKERLMRESKRQVALYEQLQINEYRINHMVAVKQYSRSSADQEEPMAHELRPIKSLKMTMSYLLHEIVNLCDQQGTNLGEWYHFLWDRTRGIRKDITQQELCCIDSVELVEQCARFHIVCSERLCAEQPSVFDKKINSDNLTKCLQSLKYMYHDLRVKEITCKNEPEFRAYIILLNLNNGNFMWDLQRLPNNIQKSSEIQFALDTYSALESNNYYKFFKLVQETTYLNACILLRYFYQVRLKALSVLVKAYCRTASTAYPLYELIDILGFEDENEAIYFCEQVGLNVSEDGLHVLLNRHNFTMPVLHIKQKRACNLIDSKRTMQHLSIGESIAGGKMPERAYKYHKPHNSFDSHGYLMPDSINAEDQNKSIVSSSTDPYEFIDEDIMHTEQSISMSGKSQNNNENVLTTEHTIKLKTVSTTEANTNLLTMKSNANTSCVSKSQIQMNKFQINTNSELITSKIGNQKDSRIFSFVPAQQSNESSILSNVSNVTPTTSKTSNLFSKQLEPPSNNDIATVTNKSIFSGMSQGNTYMKNPTSSTVFSNTYSNLQTISKSPNIVNPVTLMGKTIPNETSNFFVKRQVPQEEKTGKLKLEEQESIKRMQQINDIAKDILNTLETELVQAHCSTIVKEETDKIYIYNTFSEDISNEIFNEVTSEICDNLLQKEIVNARKLHEISVKIENRVIVKYFNKWRFNALKKKQQRTALENTPVWLQKYTSEQCAKLLYTTEQDVVIRNMCKKYKEIRDIKYYSESLAPITVIIHIGIKEHLKSLNIDIHFNCYWKLIISWPNLHNKTILWHYKKIMNQYLCPEDYSADPIIKLYQPNQSETLHICIRHFEGLISNHHLIGSDALLFIADASEEIKFIVKRLTKIVLSRDRLMPIPLVFLILGDSTFQTQDKEIISTLEQFLKSGYLSVYTIIHEKNLNEKTILNLTQNAILWLSINKSPQNPLEMDYLQNIYNTCLTEDLWLRIYDNSFFNEKLLHALEKPKFIIDLHNEAVSHVIDIILDPESFMYTKFAPEFRKFVKNQYMMPCSYEHFDDVWKSEEYKAKLETVMSSFKLPQWKYPWPINNSIIFRQYITNYCQEALFTSGSDEISDNILSNLFLTTGISTVSNFIDVLLYIIKQKIYLLAKDLKVIYNKNDMKCFRTLPWWLKSNLLTEYKIVPKNINVQETEKENKKTIDINEPVVKKRKLNKFQENMYELEPLETFCENSRSQVMEVHNISKKIENRLKEHQEQSYLFEEKLKNALLNEMKYV, from the exons ATGGAGTGTAAAGAAGACATTCAGAGGGATATATTTTCATCAGAACGTATGATTTcgaaaacatttatattttctGAACCACATGTACTTAGTCCTCCTAGACCTGTTAACTCTGGGATTAATTTTGAACAAATATCAGATGCAGCCAATATTAGGAGAAATTTATTTACCTTTGCTATGCCAATTTTAGCAACGCAATCTAATAATCAAGATATATCCACTCTTCAATCGGATATATATGAAAAGCAATATAAGCCGAAAATATCAAGAAATTATTACGAACCAGCTGTTAATGTATTTGCTCAAGCACTTAAAGATACTGCAATGTTTAAGCAGTTAAAAAGAAATTCCAGATCACAAGTTACTAAAATTAATCCAGAAAATTCAATAACATGCACAAATGTACCTCAATCATTACTTACAAAAGCAACAGCAAAACGATATTTCATTCAATTTGGGAATcctttaaaaatttgtattcgttctaaaaaacaaataattaatgttatttatACTACTAAGGAAGAAGCAAATATAGCTTATAGTAAAAGTGGTGAATATTTGGGAGAAAAATTTAATGTAGAATGGACAAAATTATCCGTTCCAACAAAATCTCctacaaaaaagaaagatttacAAAAAAACAAGATTTACAATGTATCACAAATTGtatctaatttttttaaatcatctgacgatgaaattaaatcagAGTTAGATGCTATGACaaatcttgagtataatttacATAGTAGAAATAATTTTGATGAGACTTTGGCTAAAAgacataaaatattacaatcgaAAAGTATGTCTAAGTCATTTACAAGATTAGAGAAAACATCTGCAAAAGCTGAAAAACTTAAAGCTGAAAGTCAAATATCTGATTTATTACCAAATGCTACTATCGAagaattacaaaatataattcaACAACCTGCATACACCTCTGAAGACAAGTATAAGGTATTAGAAGCAAGAGATCGACTTATAAGGATGAGACAAATTAAATCACATACATTAGCAGCAGCTAAAGTAATGATTGGAACATGTCCTGATATGTGTCCTGAAAAAGAACGTTTAATGCGTGAGTCAAAAAGACAAGTGGCATTGTATGAACAGCTTCAAATCAATGAATATAGAATAAATCACATGGTTGCAGTTAAACAATATTCTAGATCTTCTGCAGATCAAGAAGAACCAATGGCACATGAATTGAGACCAATAAAATCTTTAAAAATGACTATGAGTTATTTACTTCACGAAATAGTAAATCTTTGTGACCAACAGGGTACAAACTTGGGAGAATGGTATCATTTTTTATGGGATAGAACAAGAGGAATTCGGAAAGATATAACACAGCAAGAGCTATGTTGTATTGATAGTGTAGAGTTAGTTGAACAATGTGCTAGGTTTCATATAGTATGTTCAGAGAGACTTTGTGCAGAACAACCATCTGtttttgataaaaaaattaattctgaCAATTTAACAAAATGCTTACAATCATTAAAGTACATGTATCATGATTTAAGAGTAAAAGAAATTACCTGTAAAAATGAACCTGAATTTCGtgcatatattattttattgaatttaaacAATGGAAATTTTATGTGGGATTTGCAAAGACTACCAAACAACATACAAAAATCATCAGAAATCCAGTTTGCATTAGATACATATTCTGCTCTTGAgtctaataattattataaattcttTAAACTTGTTCAGGAAACTACATATTTAAATGCGTGTATCTTACTCAGATATTTTTATCAAGTGAGATTAAAAGCATTATCAGTATTAGTCAAGGCTTATTGCAGGACTGCATCGACGGCATATCCATTATATGAATTAATAGATATTTTAGGTTTTGAGGATGAAAATGAAGCTATATATTTCTGTGAACAAGTGGGATTAAATGTTTCAGAAGATGGCTTACATGTATTATTGAACAGACATAACTTTACCATGCCTGTATtacatataaaacaaaaaagagCATGCAATTTAATAGACTCTAAAAGAACTATGCAACACTTATCTATTGGAGAAAGTATAGCAGGAGGAAAAATGCCAGAAAGAGCTTATAAATATCACAAACCTCACAATAGTTTTGATTCACATGGTTACTTAATGCCTGATTCTATTAATGCAGAAGATCAAAATAAAAGTATCGTTTCTTCATCAACTGATCCATATGAGTTTATAGATGAAGATATAATGCACACTGAACAATCCATATCAATGTCTGGGAAAAGCcaaaataataatgaaaatgtGCTTACTACTGAACACACAATTAAATTAAAGACTGTTTCAACCACTGAAGCTAATACAAATCTTTTAACCATGAAATCCAATGCTAATACCTCCTGTGTCTCTAAATCTCAGATACAAatgaataaatttcaaataaatacaaattcaGAATTAATAACATCAAAGATAGGAAATCAGAAAGATTCAAGGATATTTAGTTTTGTACCAGCACAACAATCAAATGAATCTTCCATTTTGTCTAATGTATCAAATGTAACACCAACAACTTCTAAAACTTCTAATTTATTCTCCAAGCAACTTGAACCTCCATCAAACAATGATATTGCAACAGTTACAAATAAAAGCATATTTTCAGGGATGTCACAAggaaatacatatatgaaaaatCCTACATCTTCCACAGTATTTTCTAATACATACTCGAATTTACAAACTATTTCAAAATCACCAAACATTGTAAATCCTGTAACTCTCATGGGTAAAACTATACCAAATGAAACGTCAAATTTCTTTGTAAAAAGGCAAGTTCCACAAGAGGAGAAAACTGGAAAGTTAAAATTAGAAGAACAAGAATCTATTAAAAGGATGCAACAGATTAATGATATTGCAAAAGACATATTAAATACTTTAGAAACAGAACTAGTACAAGCACATTGTTCTACTATAGTAAAGGAAGAAACAGATAAGATATATATTTACAACACTTTTAGCGAGGATATcagtaatgaaatttttaacgaGGTAACTTCTGAAATTTGTGATAATTTGTTACAGAAGGAAATTGTTAATGCACGAAAATTACATGAAATATCagtgaaaatagaaaatagagtaattgtaaaatatttcaataaatggAGATTTAATGCATTGAAAAAAAAACAACAGAGAACAGCATTAGAAAATACACCTGTATGGTTACAAAAATATACTAGCGAACAATGTGCAAAATTATTGTACACTACGGAACAAGATGTAGTTATTAGAAACATGTGCAAAAAGTACAAAGAGATAagagatattaaatattattctgAATCTTTAGCACCAATTACTGTTATAATCCACATTGGTATTAAAGAACACTTGAAATCTTTAAACATTGACATACATTTCAACTGTTAttggaaattaattatttcttgGCCAAACTTACATAACAAAACAATTTTATGgcattataaaaaaataatgaatCAGTATCTTTGCCCTGAAGATTATTCTGCAGATCCTATTATAAAATTGTATCAACCAAATCAAAGTGAAACATTACACATTTGTATTAGACATTTTGAAGGTCTGATTAGTAATCATCATTTAATAGGATCAGATGCTCTTTTATTTATAGCAGATGCTTctgaagaaattaaatttattgtaaAACGTTTAACAAAAATTGTGTTATCCAGAGACAGGCTGATGCCTATACCACTCGTGTTTCTTATTTTGGGTGACTCAACATTTCAAACTCaagataaagaaattatttctaCTTTAGAACAATTTTTGAAATCTGGATATCTGTCAGTGTACACAATCATACATGAAAAAAATTTAAATGAGAaaacaattttaaatttaacaCAAAATGCAATTCTTTGGTTGTCCATTAATAAATCACCTCAGAATCCACTAGAAATGgattatttacaaaatatttataatacttgTTTAACAGAAGACTTATGGCTAAg AATATATGATAATTCGTTcttcaatgaaaaattattacatGCTCTGGAGAAGCCTAAATTTATAATTGATTTACATAACGAAGCAGTTTCTCATGTAATAGACATAATCTTAGACCCTGAATCTTTTATGTATACAAAATTTGCCCCAGAGTTTAGAAAGTTTGTTAAAAATCAGTATATGATGCCATGTAGTTACGAACATTTTGATGATGTTTGGAAAAGTGAAGAGTATAAAGCAAAATTAGAAACAGTAATGTCTAGCTTTAAGTTGCCTCAGTGGAA GTATCCATGGCCTATAAATAATAGTATCATATTTCGCcaatatataacaaattattgTCAAGAAGCATTATTTACTTCTGGTAGTGATGAAATATCTGATAATATATTAAGTAATCTGTTTCTTACAACTGGAATTTCAACTGTGTCGAATTTTATTGatgtattgttatatattattaagcaAAAAATATATCTTCTTGCTAAAGATTTGAAAGTAATTTACAATAAGAATGATATGAAATGTTTTCGAACTTTACCATGGTGGTTAAAGTCTAATCTATTAACCGAATATAAAATTGTACCAAAAAATATTAATGTTCAAGAGactgaaaaagaaaataagaaaacaattgatattaatgaACCAGTGGTAAAGAAACGGAAGCTAAATAAATTTCAAGAAAATATGTATGAACTTGAACCATTAGAAACGTTTTGTGAAAATAGTCGCAGTCAAGTAATGGAAGTgcataatatttcaaaaaaaattgaaaatcgtTTGAAGGAGCATCAAGAACAAAGCTACTTATTTGAAGAAAAGTTAAAGAATGCTTTGTTAAATGAAATGAAGTATGTGTAA